The following are encoded in a window of Chionomys nivalis chromosome X, mChiNiv1.1, whole genome shotgun sequence genomic DNA:
- the Pdzd11 gene encoding PDZ domain-containing protein 11 translates to MDTRIPYDDYPVVFLPAYENPPAWIPPHERVYHPDYNNELTQFLPRIVTLKKPPGAQLGFNIRGGKASQLGIFISKVIPDSDAHRAGLQEGDQVLAVNDVDFQDIEHSKAVEILKTAREISMRVRFFPYNYHRQKERTVH, encoded by the exons ATGGATACCCGGATCCCTTATGATGATTACCCAGTGGTTTTCCTGCCTGCCTATGAGAATCCCCCAGCATGGATTCCTCCTCATGAG agaGTGTACCACCCAGACTACAACAATGAGTTGACACAGTTTCTGCCCCGAATCGTCACACTGAAGAAGCCCCCTGGTGCACAG CTGGGATTTAACATCCGAGGAGGAAAGGCCTCCCAGCTAGGCATCTTCATCTCCAAG GTCATTCCAGACTCTGATGCACATCGAGCCGGACTTCAAGAAGGGGACCAAGTTCTAGCTGTGAATGATGTGGATTTCCAGGATATTGAGCACAGCAAA GCTGTTGAAATCCTGAAGACAGCCCGAGAAATCAGCATGCGCGTGCGCTTCTTTCCTTACA ATTATCATCGCCAAAAAGAGAGGACTGTGCACTAG